The Coffea arabica cultivar ET-39 chromosome 1e, Coffea Arabica ET-39 HiFi, whole genome shotgun sequence genome has a window encoding:
- the LOC113737288 gene encoding benzyl alcohol O-benzoyltransferase-like translates to MAMQFLVRHKEAELIVPAKPTPHEIRPLSDIDDQKGLRFHVPMIMFFSYNQFLDEKNPVGVIRDAVAKALVYYYPYAGRLIEGPSDKILVNCTAEGVVFREAIAEVGLDQLRNFMQPPFPYSKEFLVDASDSTEILDSPLMLIQFAVNPNRISCKMVTRLICGGLVLAIRINHAISGAIGLVQFLNAVSQISKDPSSAPSPLHVWQRWLLSARNPPYVTCVHNEFEVEKNSNSSTEPTILDFPPNLVRKGFFFGPQEIKAIKKYLPPNIRQASRFDLVTALVWRSRTIALQLDPEEIVTLTYAVNVHGKNTPKLPSGYYGNGFVSSTAVSKVNQLCNNSFVYALELVKKAKHQVTEDFIKSAIDYSVLHGKPGYSTSLKDWIVSDASRTGIDEVDFGWGKPIYGGTMDGGPTFNMAVYSRLRNTQGDDSLVVPVCLPVAAMENFQKEMEKNKFWHPKIISML, encoded by the exons atggccaTGCAATTTTTAGTGAGACATAAGGAAGCAGAGTTGATTGTCCCTGCAAAACCTACTCCCCATGAAATAAGACCACTTTCTGATATAGACGATCAAAAGGGCCTCAGATTTCATGTACCCATGATTATGTTTTTTAGCTATAATCAATTCTTGGACGAAAAGAACCCTGTTGGGGTGATTAGGGATGCAGTAGCTAAAGCACTTGTTTATTACTATCCCTATGCCGGCAGGCTCATTGAAGGGCCTTCAGATAAGATTCTTGTCAACTGCACAGCTGAAGGGGTGGTGTTTAGAGAAGCCATTGCAGAGGTTGGGCTCGATCAACTTCGTAACTTCATGCAGCCACCATTTCCTTACTCAAAGGAGTTCTTAGTGGATGCTTCTGACTCTACAGAGATCTTGGACAGTCCATTGATGTTGATTCAG TTTGCTGTTAATCCTAATAGAATTAGCTGCAAAATG GTGACTCGCTTGATCTGTGGTGGACTTGTCCTTGCTATTCGCATAAACCATGCAATTAGTGGTGCAATTGGCTTAGTCCAGTTTCTGAATGCAGTAAGCCAAATATCCAAAGATCCATCATCAGCACCTTCTCCATTACATGTGTGGCAAAGATGGCTCTTAAGTGCAAGAAATCCACCATACGTCACATGTGTGCATAACGAGTTCGAGGTGGAGAAAAACAGTAATAGTAGCACTGAGCCTACAATATTGGACTTCCCTCCTAACCTTGTACGTAAAGGCTTTTTTTTCGGACCACAAGAGATAAAAGCCATCAAGAAATACCTACCACCAAACATTCGTCAGGCATCAAGATTTGATCTCGTAACTGCGCTTGTATGGAGATCAAGAACAATAGCCTTACAATTGGATCCTGAAGAAATTGTTACTCTTACCTATGCAGTCAATGTTCATGGTAAAAATACACCAAAGTTGCCTAGTGGTTATTATGGCAATGGATTTGTCTCTTCCACTGCAGTCTCAAAGGTCAACCAGTTGTGCAACAATTCATTTGTCTATGCATTAGAGCTAGTGAAGAAAGCAAAACATCAAGTAACTGAGGACTTCATCAAGTCAGCCATTGACTATAGTGTCTTGCATGGAAAACCAGGGTATTCTACGTCGTTAAAGGATTGGATTGTTTCGGATGCATCAAGAACTGGAATTGACGAGGTAGATTTTGGCTGGGGAAAGCCAATTTATGGCGGAACTATGGATGGAGGACCAACTTTTAATATGGCAGTTTATTCGCGACTTCGAAATACCCAAGGAGATGATAGTTTGGTCGTTCCAGTGTGCTTGCCTGTTGCAGCCATGGAAAACTTTCAGAAGGAGATGGAGAAAAACAAATTTTGGCATCCAAAGATTATATCTATGCTTTAA
- the LOC140015915 gene encoding benzyl alcohol O-benzoyltransferase-like — translation MAMQFLVRHKEAELIVPAKPTPHEIRPLSDIDDQKGLRFHVPMIMFFSYNQFLDEKNPVGVIRDAVAKALVYYYPYAGRLIEGPSDKILVNCTAEGVVFREAIAEVGLDQLRNFMQPPFPYSKEFLVDASDSTEILDSPLMLIQFAVNPNRISCKMVTRLICGGLVLAIRINHAISGAIGLVQFLNAVSQISKDPSSAPSPLPVWQRWLLSARNPPYVTCVHNEFEVEKNSNSSTEPTILDFPPNLVRKGFFFGPQEIKAIKKYLPPNIRQASRFDLVTALVWRSRTIALQLDPEEIVTLTYAVNVHGKNTPKLPSGYYGNGFVSSTAVSKVNQLCNNSFVYALELVKKAKHQVTEDFIKSAIDYSVLHGKPGYSTSLKDWIVSDASRTGIDEVDFGWGKPIYGGTMDGGPTFNMAVYSRLRNTQGDDSLVVPVCLPVAAMENFQKEMEKNKFWHPKIISML, via the exons atggccaTGCAATTTTTAGTGAGACATAAGGAAGCAGAGTTGATTGTCCCTGCAAAACCTACTCCCCATGAAATAAGACCACTTTCTGATATAGACGATCAAAAGGGCCTCAGATTTCATGTACCCATGATTATGTTTTTTAGCTATAATCAATTCTTGGACGAAAAGAACCCTGTTGGGGTGATTAGGGATGCAGTAGCTAAAGCACTTGTTTATTACTATCCCTATGCCGGCAGGCTCATTGAAGGGCCTTCAGATAAGATTCTTGTCAACTGCACAGCTGAAGGGGTGGTGTTTAGAGAAGCCATTGCAGAGGTTGGGCTCGATCAACTTCGTAACTTCATGCAGCCACCATTTCCTTACTCAAAGGAGTTCTTAGTGGATGCTTCTGACTCTACAGAGATCTTGGACAGTCCATTGATGTTGATTCAG TTTGCTGTTAATCCTAATAGAATTAGCTGCAAAATG GTGACTCGCTTGATCTGTGGTGGACTTGTCCTTGCTATTCGCATAAACCATGCAATTAGTGGTGCAATTGGCTTAGTCCAGTTTCTGAATGCAGTAAGCCAAATATCCAAAGATCCATCATCAGCACCTTCTCCATTACCTGTGTGGCAAAGATGGCTCTTAAGTGCAAGAAATCCACCATACGTCACATGTGTGCATAACGAGTTCGAGGTGGAGAAAAACAGTAATAGTAGCACTGAGCCTACAATATTGGACTTCCCTCCTAACCTTGTACGTAAAGGCTTTTTTTTCGGACCACAAGAGATAAAAGCCATCAAGAAATACCTACCACCAAACATTCGTCAGGCATCAAGATTTGATCTCGTAACTGCGCTTGTATGGAGATCAAGAACAATAGCCTTACAATTGGATCCTGAAGAAATTGTTACTCTTACCTATGCAGTCAATGTTCATGGTAAAAATACACCAAAGTTGCCTAGTGGTTATTATGGCAATGGATTTGTCTCTTCCACTGCAGTCTCAAAGGTCAACCAGTTGTGCAACAATTCATTTGTCTATGCATTAGAGCTAGTGAAGAAAGCAAAACATCAAGTAACTGAGGACTTCATCAAGTCAGCCATTGACTATAGTGTCTTGCATGGAAAACCAGGGTATTCTACGTCGTTAAAGGATTGGATTGTTTCGGATGCATCAAGAACTGGAATTGACGAGGTAGATTTTGGCTGGGGAAAGCCAATTTATGGCGGAACTATGGATGGAGGACCAACTTTTAATATGGCAGTTTATTCGCGACTTCGAAATACCCAAGGAGATGATAGTTTGGTCGTTCCAGTGTGCTTGCCTGTTGCAGCCATGGAAAACTTTCAGAAGGAGATGGAGAAAAACAAATTTTGGCATCCAAAGATTATATCTATGCTTTAA
- the LOC113737305 gene encoding benzyl alcohol O-benzoyltransferase-like — translation MARQFLVRHKEAESIVPAKPTPHEIRPLSDIDDQKGHRFHLPMIMFFSYNQFLDEKNPVGVIRDAVAKALVYYYPYAGRLIEGPSDKILVNCTAEGVMFREAIAEVRLDQLRDFMQPPFPYSKEFLVDASDSTEILDSPLMLIQVTRLICGGLVLGIRINHAISDAVGLVQFLNAVSQISKDPSSAPSPLPVWQRWLLSARNPPYVTCVHNEFEVEKNSNSSTEPTILDSPPNLVRKGFFFGPQEIKAIKKYLPPNIRQASRFDLVTALVWRSRTIALQLDPEEIVTLTYAVNVRGKNKPKLPSGYYGNGFVSSAAVSKVNQLCNNSFVYALQLVKKAKHQVTEDFIKSAIDYSVLHGKPGYSTSLKDWIVSDASRTGIDEVDFGWGKPIYGGTMDGGPTFNMTVYSRLRNTQGNDGLVVAVCLPVAAMENFQKEMEKMIKGPMDECNKFWHPKIISML, via the exons atggcaaGGCAATTTTTAGTGAGACATAAGGAAGCAGAGTCGATTGTCCCTGCAAAACCTACTCCCCATGAAATAAGACCACTTTCTGATATAGACGATCAAAAGGGCCACAGATTTCATTTACCCATGATTATGTTTTTTAGCTATAATCAATTCTTGGACGAAAAGAACCCTGTTGGGGTGATTAGGGATGCAGTAGCTAAAGCACTTGTTTATTACTATCCCTATGCAGGCAGGCTCATTGAAGGGCCTTCAGATAAGATTCTTGTCAACTGCACAGCTGAAGGGGTGATGTTTAGAGAAGCCATTGCAGAGGTTAGGCTCGATCAACTTCGTGACTTCATGCAGCCACCATTTCCTTACTCAAAGGAGTTCTTAGTGGATGCTTCTGACTCTACAGAGATCTTGGACAGTCCATTGATGTTGATTCAG GTGACTCGCTTGATCTGTGGTGGACTTGTCCTTGGAATTCGCATAAACCATGCAATTAGTGATGCAGTTGGCTTAGTCCAGTTTCTGAATGCAGTAAGCCAAATATCCAAAGACCCATCATCAGCACCTTCTCCATTACCTGTGTGGCAAAGATGGCTCTTAAGTGCAAGAAATCCACCATACGTCACATGTGTGCATAACGAGTTCGAGGTGGAGAAAAACAGTAATAGTAGCACTGAGCCTACAATATTGGACTCCCCTCCTAACCTTGTACGTAAAGGCTTTTTTTTCGGACCACAAGAGATAAAAGCCATCAAGAAATACCTACCACCAAACATTCGTCAGGCATCAAGATTTGATCTGGTAACTGCACTGGTATGGAGATCAAGAACAATAGCGTTACAATTGGATCCTGAAGAAATCGTTACTCTTACCTATGCAGTCAATGTTCGTGGTAAAAATAAACCAAAGTTGCCTAGTGGTTATTATGGCAATGGATTTGTCTCTTCCGCTGCAGTCTCAAAGGTCAACCAGCTGTGCAACAATTCATTTGTCTATGCATTACAGCTAGTGAAGAAAGCAAAACATCAAGTAACTGAGGACTTCATCAAGTCAGCCATTGACTATAGTGTCTTGCATGGGAAACCAGGGTATTCTACGTCGTTAAAGGATTGGATTGTTTCGGATGCATCAAGAACTGGAATTGACGAGGTAGATTTTGGCTGGGGAAAGCCAATTTATGGTGGAACTATGGATGGAGGACCAACTTTTAATATGACAGTTTATTCGCGACTTCGAAATACCCAAGGAAATGATGGGTTGGTGGTGGCAGTTTGCTTGCCAGTTGCAGccatggaaaattttcagaagGAGATGGAGAAAATGATCAAGGGGCCAATGGACGAATGCAACAAATTTTGGCATCCAAAGATTATATCTATGCTTTAA